GCTTCGACTTAGACGGTAAAACCTCTGAAACCATTATTTCAGTGACTGCCATCGTCTTCATCTTCGGTTTGCCGCTACTCATCGTCTTTACAGTATTCTTCTTCAACTACAAGAATCGAAAAGCCAAATACCGCCTTGCAGAGCAAGCACTCTCCAGTGGGCAACAATTGCCTGAAGACTTCTTCAAGAATGCGGAGAAAACAGAAGATATCCGTACCAAAGGCATCAAGAACATTTTTATCGGTGTCGGATTATTCATCTTCCTCTGGGCCATCACCGAAAACTTCGGAGTAGGCTGTGTCGGACTACTGATCATGTTCACCGGATTCGGACAATTAGTAATCTATTATACGCAAGACTCTAATAAAAAGAACAATCAGGATAGATGAGCCAACTCAATGACATATCGT
The nucleotide sequence above comes from Bacteroides intestinalis DSM 17393. Encoded proteins:
- a CDS encoding DUF6249 domain-containing protein → MKRIILALVAAMTLCSLVQASNRTVTENDSLGNKKRVIELHDTTINGKTVTDTLSIMTYEGSSSDSKSDKGWKHHNSSGWDWGFDLDGKTSETIISVTAIVFIFGLPLLIVFTVFFFNYKNRKAKYRLAEQALSSGQQLPEDFFKNAEKTEDIRTKGIKNIFIGVGLFIFLWAITENFGVGCVGLLIMFTGFGQLVIYYTQDSNKKNNQDR